The genomic segment TTGCTGCATATTACAGACGATATGAAGATATATTCCAAGAGGAATGCAAGGGATGGTCTAGTGAAAGGAAGGTAAGACTCCTTTTGCGAAAGCTTGCTACTCCGGAACACAAAagtttttgtaactttattttgccAAGAAAGCCCGTGGAATTGTGTTTGGAGGAAACGATAATTATTTTGACGAATATTTTTAGCGAGAAAAGTTCACAGTTTAACATTCGATGGGAATGTTTAAACTTAAAGAAAAACGAGTCCGATGATTTTGTGACATATGCTGGTATGGTTAACAAGGCTTGCGAAAGGTTCAGGTTGGAAGAATTAacgccagatatgttcaagtgcATAATATTCGTTAAAGGGCTAGTGGCAACGGAAGATGTGGAAATTaggaaaagaatattatcaaagttAAACGGATGAAAACCAGACCCTTCTAGGATTgacgcaataaaaaaaaatgcctgcTCCCACTAACAAAACAACACTACAAGCATTTTTAGGGTTGGTAAGTTATTACCAACCTAAAATGTATGAGCTAAGAGCTCCGTTGAACAAATTACTAAAGAAGGACTCGAAATGGAGCTGGACAAACGAATGTCAGAAATCTaaaaaactaaaatctaaaacTAAAAAAGCGGTTAACTTCAGAGTTATCACTAACTCATTTCAacccaaaattgaaaataattgtggCATCGGACGCCAGTGAATATTGCATAGGAGCAGTgatattgcataaatttaatgATGGTAAAATCAAAGCTATTGCACATGCATCGAGAGTTCTGTTACCAGCGGAAAGAAACTACAGCCAGATTGAAAAAGAGGCATTATCATTAATCTTCGCAgttaa from the Octopus bimaculoides isolate UCB-OBI-ISO-001 unplaced genomic scaffold, ASM119413v2 Scaffold_44954, whole genome shotgun sequence genome contains:
- the LOC106874916 gene encoding uncharacterized protein LOC106874916 — protein: MEELLKAVVKQEQQQLQKLTGFLLQARNSTESFSADGVANSIKEFHYNPDEGTTFAAYYRRYEDIFQEECKGWSSERKVRLLLRKLATPEHKSFCNFILPRKPVELCLEETIIILTNIFSEKSSQFNIRWECLNLKKNESDDFVTYAGMVNKACERFRLEELTPDMFKCIIFVKGLVATEDVEIRKRILSKLNG